From Sinorhizobium sp. B11:
TCATGTGCCAGACGCCACTGACGCTCGCCGAAACAGCTTCCGTCTTCGGCGAGATGCTGACCTTCCGCGCGCTGCTCGAACGCACGAGCGACAAGCGCGAGCGCAAGGCCATGCTTGCCCAGAAGGTCGAGGACATGATCAACACGGTCGTACGCCAGATCGCCTTCTACGAGTTCGAGCGCAAGGTCCACACCGCCCGCAAGGCCGGTGAATTGACCGCCGACGATATCGGCGAACTCTGGCTTTCCGTCCAGTCGGAAAGCCTCGGCCCGGCGATCAAGATTTCCGAAGGATATGAGACCTACTGGGCCTATATCCCCCACTTCATCCACTCGCCCTTCTATGTCTACGCCTATGCCTTCGGCGACTGCCTGGTGAACTCGCTCTATGCCGTCTATCAGAAGGCCGAGAAGGGCTTTCAGGACAAGTATTTCGACATGCTGAAGGCCGGCGGCACCAAGCATCATTCCGAACTGCTGAAGCCCTTCGGCCTGGATGCGACGGATCCTTCCTTCTGGACCAAGGGCTTGTCGATGATCGAAGGCTTGATCGACGAACTTGAGGCACTGGACAAGGCATAAGACCGCCGAAACCTGCAGTTTCGCTGGAAAAGGCAATGGCAGCCTCTGAACCTTTCATCCTGTTCCGGGACGACACGACCGGCGAAGTTATGCTCTTCGCCGGTCCGACCAGCATGATTATCGCCCGCACGAAGGCGGAATTCCTGCCGGCGCTCAAGCGGATGGAAGAGGCGCGACAGGCAGGCAAATGGCTTGCCGGCCATATCGCTTACGAATCCGGTCATCTCTTCGAAGAAAAGCTTGCTCCCTTCGCTGAAGACAACCGCGAGACACCGTTGCTGCTGTTCGGCGTCTTCGATGCTCCTCAGCCGGACGGTCATCCTCTCGCAAGGCCGCGGCAACGGCACGAAAACGAGGAATTCCTGACCGCACCGAGGGCCGGCTGGAATTTCGATACATATAAAGAGCGTTTCGACCGCCTGCACCGACATCTGCGCCTCGGCGATATCTATCAGGCCAACCTGACGATGCCGATCGTGGCTCGCTGGAGCGGCGACCCGTTGGCCGCCTTCTGGTCGCTGATCGACCGCCAGCCCGTCAGGTACGGCGCATTTGCCGATCTTGGCGGCCCCATCATACTTTCCCGGTCTCCGGAACTGTTTTTCCGCGCCGATGAAGATGGCTGGATCGAGACGCATCCGATGAAGGGTACGGCCAGGCGCGGTGCGACGCCCGCGGAAGACGCAGATATCGTTGAAGCCATGAAGGCCGACATCAAGACGCAGGCGGAGAACCGCATGATCGTCGACCTCTTACGCAATGATATCTCGCGCATCACCGAAGTCGGCACGCTGGACGTTCCAAAACTCTTCGAAATCGAGACCTATCCGACCGTCCACCAGATGGTCAGCCACGTTCAGGCGAAGCTCCTGCCCGATCTTTCCGTCCGCGACATCTTTGCCGCCCTTTTTCCCTGCGGCTCGATAACAGGTGCGCCGAAGATCCGCGCCATGGAAATCCTGCACAACCTCGAGGACGGTCCGCGCGATGCCTATTGCGGCGCAATCGGCATGATCTCGCCCGGCGGCGCGATGCGCTTTTCCGTCGCCATCCGTACCATGACGCTGTTTGACGGCGGCAAAGCAGTCTTCAATGTCGGCGGCGGCATCGTCTTCGATTCCACAGCTGAAGCCGAATATGAGGAATGCCTGCTCAAAGCCCGCTTTGCGGTCGGCGACCAATGGATTGCCCGATGACAGATTTTTCGCTGATCGAAACCCTGCGCTGGCAACCGGACGAAGGCTTCATTCGCCTCCGTCTTCATCTCGCCCGCCTCTCCCGCTCCGCCCGTCGCATCGGTTTTCCCGAGCCGATGGACGTGGTCGCGAAGCTGGAAGCGGCGGTAATCGAAGAAAAGGGACCTCGCCGTATCAGGCTGACTTTCGATCGAGAGGGTCGGATCGACGTTACCTCCGCCCCCTTCACGCCACTGCCGCAAGATACAGTCTGGAAACTCCGTCTCGCCGGCACACGTCTCGATTCCACTGACAAGCTGCTGCGCATCAAGACCACGCGCCGGGCTGTGTATGAAGCGGCGCGTGGCGAGTTCTCGCAGCAGCAGGCGGATGAAGTCATCCTGCTCAACGAGCGGCAGGAAGTATGCGAGGGAGCCATCACTTCCGTTTTCCTTGATGACGGCTCCGGCATCCTCAGGACTCCGCCGATCTCCTGCGGCCTGCTCGCCGGTGTACTGCGCACCGAACTCATCTGCCAGCGCAAGGCCCGCGTCGGCCGCATCACGCCCGACGAGTTGGACGCAGGTACGCTTTTCGTTGGAAATTCGTTGCGCGGGCTGATCCGCGCCTCGCTGCAAAAGGACTGACCATGCTGATCCTCGCCCTGACCTATGTGAAGCCGAACGAAGAGGCCGACAAGCATATGGAGCCGCATATGGCCTGGGTGAAGGAGGGATATGCCAAGGGCTGGTTCCTCGCCTCCGGCCGCAAGGTGCCCCGCACCGGCGGCGTCATTCTCGCCGTTGGCGAGCGTGCGGAGATCGAAGCCTACGTTGCGGCCGATCCCTTCACCATCCACGGTGTTGCCGAATATGACATAATGGAAGTCGCGCTGACGACAGTGACGGAAGGACTGGAGGCTCTCAAGCGCTGAGTAGCAAACCGCACGCCAATCGTCAGGCTCGAAAAGGAACGGCGATGAAACGTCCGACCTGCACGTCCCCAACCTATACACCCTATGACGGCTCGGCCCGACCCTTCACGATCGGCCTGATGCCGCTCGATACCGCTCGCTGGATCGAGCCTGACGACGAGCTCGAACGTTATATCAAGGAAAAGACGCGGCTGGCGGATGATTGCTTCGACGCCGTCTTCGTCGCAGAGGATGGGACGGAAGCTGCCCAGCAGGAGGCGCTGGATATTCTCCTCGCTCACCTTGCCGATCAGCATCCCGGAATGCTCCAGCTTGACGCTTCCAATCTGCCGCCGCTCTTCAAGGCCGGTTCGCTCATCCAGGACGATCTCGTTCTGATGCGCCGCAAGACAGATAGCTGGCGTCTCGTCGCCGCCCATGTCGCCTTTCCCTCCTCATGGTCGCTGCGCGAGAAATTCGGACGTCCGATGCATGAAATCCACGCGGATGTGCCGGGCTTCGGCGAAGGCACCCGCAATGCAACACTGATTACTCGCATCTTCGACAGCCTGCAGATCGCCCAGCCGGTCGAGCGGCTGAACTGGTCGGTGAACGCCACCGCCGATCTCTTCCTCCCCGTCTCGAAACATCGCCGGCCACCCTATGCCGAGGCCTTCACACTTGAAGAGCGCTTCGTCCGCGTCGAACGCCAGACCCTTCGCAAGCTGCCTGTGTCGGGCGACATTCTCTTCACCATCCGCATCTATATCGATCCGATCGCCGTCATCGCCCGCCATCCGCAGGCGCAAAAGCTCGCATCAAGCTTTGCCGATCAGCTGGAGGCGCTCGACGACCAGCAGACGGCCTACAAAGGGCTGAGCCTGCAACGGACGGAACTCGTGCGGAAATTGCGCGCGGTTTGCAGCGCCGATATTTGACCTTTGCGGGGGGAACACTCTTTATTGTGACGCCATTTTGTGGTTAGAGCCGGTCACCTCGCGAGCTTCGCGGCATCTTCACATGAATTCTTTAGGCTGAAGGCCTTCCTTCCCTTCCAACAGGAGAAAAGAATGACGGAACAGAACTATCCGGTATATGGCGAAATTACCGGTCCGATCGTCATGATCGGCTTTGGCTCCATCGGCCGCGGCACGCTGCCCCTGATCGAGCGCCACTTCAAATTCGACAAGAGCCGGATGGTTGTCATCGACCCGCGCACGGACGATGCCCACATTCTGGAAAAGCATGGCGTCAAACACATCCAGGCGCATGTGACGAAGGACAACTACAAGGAGCTGCTGAAGCCGCTCCTGACTGAAGGCGAAGGCCAGGGTTTCTGCGTCAACATCTCGGTAGATACCTCCTCGCTCGATATCATCAAGCTCTGCCGCAAGCTTGACGTGCTCTATATCGATACCGTCGTCGAGCCCTGGCTCGGCTTCTATTTCGACAAGGACATGAAGAACGAAGACCGCACCAACTATGCGCTTCGCGAAACCGTTCGCAAGGAAAAGGCCAAGAACCCCGGCGGCACGACTGCCGTTTCCACCTGCGGCGCAAACCCGGGCATGGTCTCCTGGTTCGTCAAGCAGGGGCTTTTGAACCTTGCGCGTGACATGGGCCTGAAGTTCGACGAGCCGGGCCAGGACGACCGCGAAGAATGGGCGAAGCTCATGAAGAAGGTCGGCGTCAAGGGCGTCCACATCGCCGAACGCGACACTCAGCGCACCATTCATCCGAAGCCGCTCAACGTCTTCTGGAACACCTGGTCCGTCGAAGGCTTCATCTCTGAAGGTCTGCAGCCGGCGGAACTCGGCTGGGGCACCCATGAAAATTGGATGCCGAAGAACGCCAAGAAGCACAAGAAGGGCAACAAGGCCGCCATCTACCTTGAGCAGCCCGGCGCCAACACCCGCGTTCGCACCTGGTGCCCGACGCCCGGCCCGCAGTACGGCTTCCTCGTCACCCATAACGAGTCGATCTCGATCGCCGACTTCTTCACGGTCAGGGACAAGGACGGCGACGTTACCTATCGTCCGACCTGCCACTACGCCTACCATCCGGCCAACGACGCGGTTCTGTCGCTGCATGAGATGTTCGGCAATGGCGGCAAGGCACAGCCGGTTCTCCACGTTCTCGACGAGAACGAGCTGGTCGACGGCGTCGACGAGCTCGGCGTCCTGCTCTACGGCCATGACAAGAACGCCTACTGGTACGGTTCGCGCCTGTCTCTGGAAGAGACCCGCCGCATTGCCCCCTACCAGAACGCGACTGGTCTGCAGGTGACCTCTGCCGTTCTCGCGGGCATGGTTTGGGCGATCGAAAATCCCAAGGCCGGCATCGTCGAAGCCGACGAAATGGATTACAAGCGCTGCCTCGAAGTGCAGCTGCCCTATCTCGGCCCGGTTGAGGGTCACTACACCGACTGGACCCCGCTCGACGGCCGCCCGGGCCTGTTCCCGGAAGACATCGACACCAAGGATCCGTGGCAGTTCAAGAACATCCTGGTTCGCTGAACCCTGCCATACGTCTTCGAAGATGCCCGCTGTCAGGCGGGCATTTTTGTAACGCCTTCTGTCTAAATGCCGGCCGACCTCCGTCGAAGGCTTGCCTTCGTGGAAGGCCCGCGCCATGTTTTTGGCGGACTGTCGCGGATAGTTTCCGCCTAGATTCGCCGGGAGAAGCCCTATGAAAGTCAGAACTGGTCTCGTTCTTGCGGTTGCATCGGCAGCCCTTGCTGCCTGTGTTTCCTCCGGCCCACGCCCCCTTCCCGTCGCATCGGCACCCGCTCCTGCCGGTGTCGAGGGCACCTGGGCCGATCCGAACGGGATCGTCTCCACCTTCCAGTCCGGCACCTTCACGACGCGCACGACAGACAGCAACCAGCTTCTGGCCTCGGGCACCTATACCAATAAGTCGCCGACGCTGGTGGAAATCAACATGACCTCGCTTGTTCGCAACACCCAGTCGAAGGTCAATTGCGCGCTCGTCACGACGAGCCAGCTGAACTGCACCTCGGATGCCGGCGCACAGTTCGTCCTGAGCCGCCGCAGCTAAAACAGCAGATAGGGCGAAGGCCAGGCGCCATGCGAGCTTTCGCCGGTTACCTCGTCCTGTTGCTCGCAACGCCGCTTGCCGCACTTGCGGTCATTTTGCCGGCTAATGTCTATCGTGCCCAAGGCATCGCCGCCCCAGATTGCGACGGTCCGCTGCAGGTTCTGATCTTTGCCCTGCCGGCTGTCCTGATCTACGGTGCAGGCGCGTTCGTCGCCTATCGGGCCCGCCGACGCGTTCACCGCATTCTTTCCCTTCTTTGCTTGATCGTTGCGCTCGCCACGTTTTCGAATATTGCAGCGGCCACACAGGAACTCTACCGAAACGCTGCAGCCGGCGATTGCGCAGGGTAACCGGCCGGCTTTTTTGCCTGGCTCCCCTTGGAAAGCCGCTCCCCTGGTCCAGCTTTCCCTTGCGGCTCTCCATCGTCTGATGGAACATCCGCCAGCCGGGAAACCGCCCCGGTGGATTATGGAAGGGGCTGGCGAGGATCAGGGGATCTTCGCCCCTAATCAGGAGAACAGGGATGACGAAGTCTTTCAGCTTCGGTCTTTTGACCGCGTCTATTCTGGCGCTGAGTACGAGCGCCGCATTTGCGGATTACGAACTCAATATTCTTCATATCAACGATTTCCACTCGCGCATCGAATCGATCAACAAGTTCGATTCCACCTGCTCTGCCGAGGAAGAGGGCAAGAATGAGTGTTTCGGTGGTGCCGCGCGCCTGAAGACCGCGATCGACCAGCGCCGCCAGGCTTTGACGGGCAAAAACACGCTGCTGCTCAACGCCGGCGACAATTTCCAGGGCTCGCTGTTTTACACGACCTACAAGGGCGCAGCCGAAGCCGAGATGCTGAACATGATGAAGTTCGATGCGATGACCGTCGGCAATCATGAATTCGACGACAGCGAAGATGGGCTCGCGACCTTCCTCGACAAGGTGCAGTTCCCCGTCGTCACCGCAAACGTCAAGGCAAGTGCTGCCTCCAAGATCGGCGACCGTGTCAAGCCTTCGCTCGTTCTTGATATCGGCGGCCAGAAGATCGGCATCGTCGGCGCCGTCACCAACGACACGCCCGAGCTTTCCTCCCCCGGCCCGAATGTGACCATTGCCGACGACGTCCAGAGCATTACGGCTGAAGTTCAGAAGCTGAAGAGCGAAGGCGTCAACAAGATCATTGCGCTTACCCATGTCGGCTACCCGCGCGATCTCGCCATGATCGCCAAGATCCCTGATGTCGACGTGGTCGTCGGCGGTCATTCGCACAGCCTGCTGTCGAACACGGATCCGAAAGCCGAGGGCCCCTATCCGACGATGGTCGACAATCCCGGCGGCTACAAGGTGCCGGTGGTGCAGGCCGCCTCCTACAGCAAATATCTCGGCGATCTCGTCGTCAATTTCGATGATAACGGCGTCGTCAAGGAAGCCAAGGGCGACCCCATCCTGATCGATTCCTCCTTCACGCCCGACCCGGCCGTCGCGGCACGCATTGTCGAACTGGCAAAGCCGATCGAAGAGCTGCGCAAGAAGGTGATCGGATCCTCGGAAGGCCCGATCGAGGGCGACCGCAAGGTCTGCCGCGTCAAGGAATGCTCGATGGGCAACCTGGTCGCCGATGCCATACTTGACCGCAGCAGGAACCAGGGCGTGACCATTGCCATCCAGAACGGCGGCGGCCTGCGTGCCTCCATCGACGGCGGCGACGTCACCCAAGGCGAAGTCATCACTGTGCTGCCCTTCCAGAATACGCTCGCAACCTTCCAGCTGACCGGTGCCGATATCGTCAAGGCGCTCGAAAACGGCGTCAGTCAGATTGACCAGGGCGCCGGCCGGTTCCCGCAGGTCGCCGGCCTGAAATTCACCTTCGACCAGTCGAAGCCGGTCGGCGGCCGCGTCAGCGACGTGCTGGTCAAGGACGGCGACAATTTCGTGCCGATCGACAATGCCAAGACCTATGGCGTCGCCACCAACAACTTCATGCGCGCCGGCGGCGATGGCTATGTCGCCTTCAAGGACGGCCAGAATGCCTACGACTTCGGTCCGGATCTGGCCGATGTGACGGCCGAATATGTCGCCGCACACTCGCCCTATAAGCCCTACACGGACGGCCGCATCACTGAAATTGCGCAGGCTGCTCCCTCCACGGAGGCTCCGGCAGCTTCGGCTCCCGCTGCTCCTGCACCCGCGGCTCCGGCGCCTGCTGCGCCGGCTCCATCTGCAGAACCCGCACCGGCCCCTGCCACTCCCGCTCCGGCAGCCTCCGCAACCGCGGCGCCCTCGACACACGTCATCGCTGCCGGCGATACGTTCTGGGATCTCGCCAAGACCTTCTACGGCGATGGAGCCGAATGGCGCAAATTGTCGGAAGCCAATGGCAGCCCGAACCCGCGCCATTTGCGGATCGGCGAGGAAATCCAGGTTCCCGCCAAGTAAGACGATTTGTCCCGATCATGAGAGCCGGTCCGGGGTTCCCCGGGCCGGCTTTTCTTCTTATAGGGTGAACCGTGACCGGCCGGCTGCGTATGAGCCGGCGAGGCACGAAAGCGCGTTGGGGCCAGAATGACAGATACTTCACTCCGCCCGGCGGATCATCCCGCCGTCAAATTCGGCAAGGTCGGCGTCCTGCTGGTCAATCTCGGCACGCCTGACGGCACCGATTACACGTCCATGCGCCGCTACCTGCGCGAATTCCTGACCGACAAACGCGTCATCGAATGGTCGCCCTGGAAGTGGTATCCGATCCTGTTCGGCATCGTACTCAACACGCGCCCGCAGAAAGTTGGCAAGGCCTATGAGACGATCTGGAACAAGGAGCTGAATGAAAGCTGGCTGCGCACCTATACCCGCAATCAGTCGGATTTCATGGCTGAACGCCTGAAGGACCTGCCAAACGTCAAGGTCGATTGGGCGATGCGCTACGGCACCCCTTCGATCCCCTCGCGCATCGAAGCGCTGAAAGATGAAGGCTGCGACCGCATCCTGCTCTTCCCGCTTTATCCGCAATATGCAGCCGCCACCACGGCAACCGTCAATGACAAGGCCTTCCAGAAGCTGCTCACCATGCGCTGGCAGCCGGCATTGCGCACGGTTCCTGACTACCATGACGACGAGACCTATATCGAAGCCCTGGCAAAATCCGTCGAGCAGCATCTCGCTACCCTCGACTGGAAACCGGAGATGCTGCTCGCCTCCTTCCACGGCATCCCGCTCTCCTATTTCCAGC
This genomic window contains:
- a CDS encoding homospermidine synthase; this translates as MTEQNYPVYGEITGPIVMIGFGSIGRGTLPLIERHFKFDKSRMVVIDPRTDDAHILEKHGVKHIQAHVTKDNYKELLKPLLTEGEGQGFCVNISVDTSSLDIIKLCRKLDVLYIDTVVEPWLGFYFDKDMKNEDRTNYALRETVRKEKAKNPGGTTAVSTCGANPGMVSWFVKQGLLNLARDMGLKFDEPGQDDREEWAKLMKKVGVKGVHIAERDTQRTIHPKPLNVFWNTWSVEGFISEGLQPAELGWGTHENWMPKNAKKHKKGNKAAIYLEQPGANTRVRTWCPTPGPQYGFLVTHNESISIADFFTVRDKDGDVTYRPTCHYAYHPANDAVLSLHEMFGNGGKAQPVLHVLDENELVDGVDELGVLLYGHDKNAYWYGSRLSLEETRRIAPYQNATGLQVTSAVLAGMVWAIENPKAGIVEADEMDYKRCLEVQLPYLGPVEGHYTDWTPLDGRPGLFPEDIDTKDPWQFKNILVR
- a CDS encoding aminotransferase class IV family protein, which produces MTDFSLIETLRWQPDEGFIRLRLHLARLSRSARRIGFPEPMDVVAKLEAAVIEEKGPRRIRLTFDREGRIDVTSAPFTPLPQDTVWKLRLAGTRLDSTDKLLRIKTTRRAVYEAARGEFSQQQADEVILLNERQEVCEGAITSVFLDDGSGILRTPPISCGLLAGVLRTELICQRKARVGRITPDELDAGTLFVGNSLRGLIRASLQKD
- the hemH gene encoding ferrochelatase; this translates as MTDTSLRPADHPAVKFGKVGVLLVNLGTPDGTDYTSMRRYLREFLTDKRVIEWSPWKWYPILFGIVLNTRPQKVGKAYETIWNKELNESWLRTYTRNQSDFMAERLKDLPNVKVDWAMRYGTPSIPSRIEALKDEGCDRILLFPLYPQYAAATTATVNDKAFQKLLTMRWQPALRTVPDYHDDETYIEALAKSVEQHLATLDWKPEMLLASFHGIPLSYFQQGDPYYCQCQKTGRLLRERLGLTKENFMVTFQSRFGPEEWLQPYTDKTVEKLAQDGVKRIAVMNPGFVSDCLETLEEIAEQAAHSFKHNGGEQFAHIPCLNDGEDGMQVLEKVVRRELLGWA
- a CDS encoding 5'-nucleotidase C-terminal domain-containing protein, whose protein sequence is MTKSFSFGLLTASILALSTSAAFADYELNILHINDFHSRIESINKFDSTCSAEEEGKNECFGGAARLKTAIDQRRQALTGKNTLLLNAGDNFQGSLFYTTYKGAAEAEMLNMMKFDAMTVGNHEFDDSEDGLATFLDKVQFPVVTANVKASAASKIGDRVKPSLVLDIGGQKIGIVGAVTNDTPELSSPGPNVTIADDVQSITAEVQKLKSEGVNKIIALTHVGYPRDLAMIAKIPDVDVVVGGHSHSLLSNTDPKAEGPYPTMVDNPGGYKVPVVQAASYSKYLGDLVVNFDDNGVVKEAKGDPILIDSSFTPDPAVAARIVELAKPIEELRKKVIGSSEGPIEGDRKVCRVKECSMGNLVADAILDRSRNQGVTIAIQNGGGLRASIDGGDVTQGEVITVLPFQNTLATFQLTGADIVKALENGVSQIDQGAGRFPQVAGLKFTFDQSKPVGGRVSDVLVKDGDNFVPIDNAKTYGVATNNFMRAGGDGYVAFKDGQNAYDFGPDLADVTAEYVAAHSPYKPYTDGRITEIAQAAPSTEAPAASAPAAPAPAAPAPAAPAPSAEPAPAPATPAPAASATAAPSTHVIAAGDTFWDLAKTFYGDGAEWRKLSEANGSPNPRHLRIGEEIQVPAK
- a CDS encoding aminodeoxychorismate synthase component I; translation: MAASEPFILFRDDTTGEVMLFAGPTSMIIARTKAEFLPALKRMEEARQAGKWLAGHIAYESGHLFEEKLAPFAEDNRETPLLLFGVFDAPQPDGHPLARPRQRHENEEFLTAPRAGWNFDTYKERFDRLHRHLRLGDIYQANLTMPIVARWSGDPLAAFWSLIDRQPVRYGAFADLGGPIILSRSPELFFRADEDGWIETHPMKGTARRGATPAEDADIVEAMKADIKTQAENRMIVDLLRNDISRITEVGTLDVPKLFEIETYPTVHQMVSHVQAKLLPDLSVRDIFAALFPCGSITGAPKIRAMEILHNLEDGPRDAYCGAIGMISPGGAMRFSVAIRTMTLFDGGKAVFNVGGGIVFDSTAEAEYEECLLKARFAVGDQWIAR
- a CDS encoding YciI family protein, which produces MLILALTYVKPNEEADKHMEPHMAWVKEGYAKGWFLASGRKVPRTGGVILAVGERAEIEAYVAADPFTIHGVAEYDIMEVALTTVTEGLEALKR
- a CDS encoding DUF3445 domain-containing protein, which codes for MKRPTCTSPTYTPYDGSARPFTIGLMPLDTARWIEPDDELERYIKEKTRLADDCFDAVFVAEDGTEAAQQEALDILLAHLADQHPGMLQLDASNLPPLFKAGSLIQDDLVLMRRKTDSWRLVAAHVAFPSSWSLREKFGRPMHEIHADVPGFGEGTRNATLITRIFDSLQIAQPVERLNWSVNATADLFLPVSKHRRPPYAEAFTLEERFVRVERQTLRKLPVSGDILFTIRIYIDPIAVIARHPQAQKLASSFADQLEALDDQQTAYKGLSLQRTELVRKLRAVCSADI